CACGTCCTTGCCGGAGACGCGCGTAACAGGCGCGTCGAGATAGTCGAAGGCGTTCTCCATGATGCGCGCGGCGATCTCGGCGCCGACGCCACTCTGGGCCCAACCCTCTTCCACGGTGACGGCGCGCCCCGTCTTCTTGACGGAGTTGACGATGGTCTCGGTGTCCATCGGGCGCAGCGTGCGCAGGTCGATCACCTCGGCCTCGATGCCCTCCTTGGCGAGCTCGTCGGCGGCCTTGAGCGCATAGGTCATGCCGTTCGACCACGAGATGATGGTGACGTGGGAGCCCGAGCGCACGATGCGCGCCTTGCCGATCGGGATCACGAAATCGTCGAGCTTCGGCACCTCACCGGTGTGGCCGTAAAGCACCTCGTTCTCGAGGAAGATCACCGGATTGGGGTCGCGGATCGCGGCCTTGAGCAGGCCCTTGTAATCGGCGGCCGAGAACGGCGCGACGACCTTGAGGCCCGGAATGTTCGAGTACCAGGACGAATAATCCTGGCTGTGCTGGGCGGCAACGCGGGCTGCCGCACCGTTGGGCCCACGGAACACGATCGAGCAGCCCATCTGTCCACCGGACATGTAGAGCGTCTTGGCCGCGGAGTTGATGATCTGGTCGATCGCCTGCATGGCGAAGTTGAAGGTCATGAACTCGACGATCGGCTTGAGGCCCGTCATGGCGGCACCGACGCCGACGCCGGCGAAGCCGTGCTCGGTGATCGGGGTGTCGATGACGCGCTTGGCGCCGAACTCCTGGAGCAGGCCTTGCGTGACCTTGTAGGCGCCCTGATATTCGGCGACCTCTTCGCCCATGACGAAGACGTCGGCGTCGCGGCGCATCTCTTCGGCCATGGCGTCGCGCAGCGCTTCGCGGATGGTCTGCGTCACCATCTCGGTGCCGGCGGGCACTTCCGGATCGGGCTCGGCGACGGCCTGCGGCGCGGGTGCAGCCTTGGGAGCTGGCGCCTCGGCCTTTGCGGCGGCGGGCGGCGCGGACTCCGCAGCCTTCGCGGCCGGTGCAGAGGCTTTCGCGAGATCAGCCGCGCTCTCACCATCGGCGAGAATGGTCGCGATCGGCGTGTTCACCGCGACGTCGGCGGTCCCCTCGGGGATCAGGATCTTGCCGAGCGTCCCCTCATCGGTCGCCTCGACCTCCATCGTCGCCTTGTCGGTCTCGATCTCGGCGATGACGTCGCCAGACTTGATCTGCTCGCCCTCTTTCTTGAGCCACTTGGCGAGGTTGCCCTTCTCCATCGTGGGCGACAGCGCGGGCATCAGCACTTGAATTGGCATATCGACTCCAAAAGAAAGCTTGCGCGCGTTCAGCGGTAAACGTCGGTCCAGAGCTCGGCGGCATCCGGCTCGGGATCATGCTGGGCAAAGTCGGCGGACGCATTGACGATGTCGCGCACCTCGGCGTCGATCGCCTTGAGATCGGCCTCGCTGACCTTGGCCGCGAGCAAGCGGTTGCGCACCTGCTCGATCGGGTCCTGGTCGTGGCGAACCTTCTCGACCTCCTCGCGCGTGCGATACTTTGCAGGGTCGGACATCGAGTGGCCGCGATAGCGGTAGGTCTGCATCTCCAGGATGAAGGGGCCCTTGCCGGCGCGGCACCAGGCCGCCGCCTCGTCGCCCGCAGCCTTCACGGCGCGGACGTCCATGCCGTCGACCTGCCTGCCGGGAATGTTGAAGGACGCACCGCGCTTGGAGAAGTCTTGCTGGGCAGAGGCGCGCGAGACCGAGGTGCCCATGGCGTAACGGTTGTTCTCGATGACGTAGATCACCGGCAGCTTCCACAGCTCGGCCATGTTGAAGCTCTCATAGACCTGGCCCTGGTTGGCCGCACCGTCGCCGAAATAGGTGACGCTGACGCTGTCGTTGCCGCGATAGTGATTGGCGAAGGCGAGGCCCGTGCCGAGCGAGACCTGGGCGCCGACGATGCCGTGACCGCCGTAGAAGTGCTTCTCCTTGCTGAACATGTGCATGGAGCCGCCCTTGCCCTTGGAATAGCCGCCGCGGCGGCCCGTGAGCTCGGCCATGACGCCGTTGGCGTCCATGCCGGTGGCGAGCATATGGCCGTGGTCGCGATAGCCGGTGATGACCTGATCGCCCTCTTTCAGAGCCATCTGCATGCCGACCACCACGGCCTCCTGGCCGATATAGAGATGGCAGAAGCCGCCGATCGCACCCATGCCGTAGAGCTGGCCGGCCTTTTCCTCGAACCGCCGGATCAGGAGCATGTCGCGGAGCGCCTTGAGCTCCTGTTCCCTGGTGAATTCCGGGGGCGAACCGCCGTCGGTCTTGTCCTGCGCAGCGCCTGCGGCGGCTTTCTTGGGTGCGGCCATGGGAATTCCGGGTCAGAGAAAACTTCAGCCCTCTCTAACCCAAGTCAAACGCGGTTGGAAAGCACCGCAACGGAATAGCACGATTTTCATTATGCCGCACTGCAACGTGGCCGAAACTTTGCAAAACCTTTGGCGCCGATTGGGCAACATTAGCTCCGCGCCAATACAGGCCGTGCCAGCAGATGCGGCAAGCATATCGGACACGCGCATCCCACGAGCAGAGACCCTTGGCGCGTGTCCGATTCGTACCGTCGGCCTTACCAGCCGAGCTCGCGCAGATAGGCTGTGCGGGCGGCAACGGCGGTGTGCGTGAAGTCGGTGAAGACCCCATCCACGCCGAGACGGAAAAATTTGAGATATTCGAGACCGGGATCGCCGTGATAATCGGCGGCGAGATATTTCTTCTCGTTCCGGAATGTGAAGACGTGCACGAACAGGCCGAGCTTGTGCGCGCCGGCAACGAGGCTGGTCGGCTCCTGCGTCGATGCCTCCGGGGTCGATCCCTTGTAGGGCGTGCCGTCGGCGTTGCTGTCCTTCCACGGCACGATCTTGAGCGGCACGATATAGGCCTTCCACGGCCCGATGCCGTCGGCATAGGCCTTGATCTCGGCAAGGCCCTCAGGGGTCAGCATCGCATCGTAGAGGCGCGCATCACCCGCAACCGTCCAGTCGAACGGACGTGAGCTCGTGATGTTGTTGAGCAGCACCTTGCCGGTCTTGAAGTCGATGCCGTTGCCGTCGATGAGCTGAACCTGCCGCGTCTGAAGCCCATGGCTGCGCATATATTTCAGGCTGCCGGGCTCGAAGCTCTGGACCAGGATGGGCGCATCCTTGGTGTTGAGGCCATTGTCCTTGATGATCTTGATCAGGGCATCCTCGAGCGGACGGCTGCCGGGCGCACCGCAGCCGTTTGCGATGGCCTGGGCATTGTTCCAGGTCGGGTTCTTGGTCTCGGGATAGACCAGGATGGGACGCCCGGTCGCCTTGCCCTTGGCCTTGGCGATGTCGATGACGTCCTGGAAGCTGATGACCGGGAATTTGCCGTTGAAGACTTTTGGCCGTTCGTTGGCGGCATCGTAGGTCGTGCCGGCGATCCATTCCTTCAGCTCGGCCATGGTGAAGTCGGTGATCGACCAGTCATTGGTGTGGTCCTCGCCGTCCACGATCAGCGACTTCAGCACCGATTTCGGATCGGCGGGATCCGTAAGATCAGTCAGATAATCAGCAGGCGCGGTCGGGGAAGCCGGCGCCTTGACGCGCACGCCGGGCACGGTGCGCTTGCGGGCCGCAACAGTCGCGTTGGTCTTGGCGACCTCGGCCACATTGGTGTTGTCGCTGAGCCAGGGGTTATGGCGCACCACCAGGACGCAGTCCTTGGTCAGGTGCAAATCCTCTTCGAGCGCGTCGGTGCCGAGTGCCGCGGCAAGCTCGTACGATGCCTCGGTCTCTTCGGCCACCAACCCCGGCAGGCCGCGATGGCCGAGGATCAGCGGCGGCTTGCCGTCGAGGGTCGGGACCTGCTTGGCACCAGCCGGAGCCGGGCCGGTCTGTGCGAAGGCCATCGACAAAGGAAGGAGCGCCGCGCCGAACAGCATCGCTCCAATACGCACCGTTCGACGTGAACGATTGTCCTGCATGACAAGCCTCCATCTTTGCGCAGCATCGCGTCAAAACGCCACAAGGGCGAGCCTGTCGTCTTGTCCCAATTCTCTGACAGGCGGATGACGGCGGGTGCGCAATGATAGATGCGCACAGGCGCCGCCGCCATGACGCCGCCTGTGCCTTGCCATCAGGGCTTGCCGATCAGAAGAAACCGAGCTTCTTCGGGCTATAGCTGACCAGGAGGTTCTTGGTCTGCTGATAGTGATCGAGCATCATCTTGTGGGTCTCGCGCCCGACGCCGGACTGCTTGTAGCCGCCGAAGGCCGCATGCGCGGGATAGGCATGGTAGCAGTTGGTCCAGACCCGGCCGGCCTGGATCGCCCTTCCGAAGCGGTAGCAGCGGTTGGCATCGCGGCTCCAGACGCCGGCCCCGAGGCCATAGAGCGTGTCGTTGGCGATCGCGAGCGCCTCATCGTCGGTCTTGAAGGTCGTGACCGAGACCACGGGGCCAAAGATCTCCTCCTGGAAGATGCGCATCTTGTTGTTGCCTTCGAACACCGTCGGCTGGACGTAGAAGCCGCCGGCGAGATCGCCCGCGAGCTCGGCGCGTCCGCCGCCGGCCAGCACCTTGGCGCCCTCCTGCTTGCCGATGTCGATATAGGAGAGGATCTTTGCGAGCTGCTCGCTGGAGGCCTGTGCGCCGATCATGGTGTCGGCCGCGCGCGGATCGCCCTGCTTGATCGCGGCGACGCGCTTGAGCGCGCGCTCCATGAAGCGGTCATAGATGTCGGCGTGGACCAGCGCCCGGCTCGGACAAGTGCAAACCTCGCCCTGGTTCAGCGCGAACATGACGAAGCCTTCGATCGCCTTGTCGAAGAAATCGTCGTCCTCGGCGGTGACGTCGCTGAAGAAGATGTTCGGCGATTTGCCGCCGAGCTCCAGCGTCACGGGGATCAGGTTCTGGCTGGCATATTGCATGATCAGCCGGCCGGTCGTGGTCTCGCCCGTGAAGGCGATCTTCGCAATCCGCGGGCTGGAGGCGAGCGGCTTGCCGGCCTCGAGGCCAAAACCGTTGACGATGTTGAGGACGCCTGGGGGCAGGAGATCGCCGATGATCTCGGCCCAGACCATGATCGATGCCGGCGTCTGCTCGGCCGGCTTGAGCACCACGCAATTGCCGGCGGCGAGCGCGGGGGCGAGCTTCCAGCACGCCATCAACAATGGGAAGTTCCAGGGAATGATCTGGCCGACCACGCCGAGCGGCTCGTGGAAATGATAGGCGATGGTGTCGTGGTCGATCTCGCCGATCGAGCCTTCCTGCGCGCGGACGACGCCGGCGAAGTAGCGGAAGTGATCGATCGCCAGCGGCAGGTCGGCGGCGCGGGTCTCGCGGATCGGCTTGCCGTTGTCCCAGGTCTCGGCGATTGCGAGGCGCTCGAGATTCTCCTCCATGCGGTCGGCGATCTTGTTCAGGATCGCGGCGCGCTCGGCGACGCTGGTGCGTCCCCACGCGGCCTTGGCAGCATGGGCCGCATCGAGCGCGGCCTCGACGTCCTGCGCATCGGAGCGCGCAATCTTGCAGACGATCTGGCCGTTCACCGGCGAGGCATTGTCGAAATATTTGCCGGCGATGGGTGCTGTGAACTTGCCGCCGATGAAATTGTCGTAGCGTTCGGCGAAGGGGCTTTGGGTGACGCCGAGGAATTCCACCTTGTTCATTGCTCACTCCCAATGTTGATGTTTGCGCGATCCGCCGTGTGTTCACGACTTGCGCCGACGATCTCGCGGGAGATGGTTTCTGTCAGCCCTGATAGAAACGATGGCCGGGCGGGAGTGTCGCAGTTCTGCGACAGTCGCGGGGGAGATGGGACGCTCGCGGCCTCCACATCGTCATTGCGAGGACGATGGCCTAATGCCTGATATCGAACCGCTTCAGCTTCCGGTGCAGCGTGGCGCGGCTGACGCCGAGGGCTTTGGCGGCGGCCGAGACATTGCCGCCGGCGCGGAGCAGCGCCCGCTGCAACACCGCGCGCTGGCCGCCGGCAAGGTGATCATGCGCGGCATCGCCACCGAGCAGATCGGCCGCGGGCACCGGCCGCATCGCCCTGCCCGGCGCGATCCCCAGTCCCGCGCGGGCGGTGCGGGTCGCGCCGATCACGAGATCGTCCGCATCGACCGCGACGAGGCCGATCGACTGGCCGTCCGGACCTTGCGTCAGCACGATGCGGGCATGAGCAAACGCCCGGCGAAACAAGTCGGCCTCGATGCGCCTTGCCGCCTCGCCGGCCGCGAGCGCGATCAGGCTGGAGAACGCATCGGTGCGGTCGGCGCGGCAGGAGGAGACGTCGAGCACACCGGCGAAAGCTGCCTCGTGATCGTAGATCGGAACGGCGGTGCAGCTCAGCAGCGTGTTGCGGGTGAAGAAGTGCTGATCACGGTCGAT
The genomic region above belongs to Bradyrhizobium arachidis and contains:
- a CDS encoding glycerophosphodiester phosphodiesterase family protein, giving the protein MQDNRSRRTVRIGAMLFGAALLPLSMAFAQTGPAPAGAKQVPTLDGKPPLILGHRGLPGLVAEETEASYELAAALGTDALEEDLHLTKDCVLVVRHNPWLSDNTNVAEVAKTNATVAARKRTVPGVRVKAPASPTAPADYLTDLTDPADPKSVLKSLIVDGEDHTNDWSITDFTMAELKEWIAGTTYDAANERPKVFNGKFPVISFQDVIDIAKAKGKATGRPILVYPETKNPTWNNAQAIANGCGAPGSRPLEDALIKIIKDNGLNTKDAPILVQSFEPGSLKYMRSHGLQTRQVQLIDGNGIDFKTGKVLLNNITSSRPFDWTVAGDARLYDAMLTPEGLAEIKAYADGIGPWKAYIVPLKIVPWKDSNADGTPYKGSTPEASTQEPTSLVAGAHKLGLFVHVFTFRNEKKYLAADYHGDPGLEYLKFFRLGVDGVFTDFTHTAVAARTAYLRELGW
- a CDS encoding helix-turn-helix domain-containing protein, coding for MNGPMSRHHAARVEAAIASGQAARSALVASWCRSSRLHHLDPAGRNLPVWLSDAELRQARERVAPLLAAAQGAIDRLYQAVGAAGCCVLLADVEGVPVDRRGTPADDATFQSWGLWTGALWSEEYEGTNGIGTCVVEQRPLTIDRDQHFFTRNTLLSCTAVPIYDHEAAFAGVLDVSSCRADRTDAFSSLIALAAGEAARRIEADLFRRAFAHARIVLTQGPDGQSIGLVAVDADDLVIGATRTARAGLGIAPGRAMRPVPAADLLGGDAAHDHLAGGQRAVLQRALLRAGGNVSAAAKALGVSRATLHRKLKRFDIRH
- a CDS encoding pyruvate dehydrogenase complex E1 component subunit beta, yielding MPIQVLMPALSPTMEKGNLAKWLKKEGEQIKSGDVIAEIETDKATMEVEATDEGTLGKILIPEGTADVAVNTPIATILADGESAADLAKASAPAAKAAESAPPAAAKAEAPAPKAAPAPQAVAEPDPEVPAGTEMVTQTIREALRDAMAEEMRRDADVFVMGEEVAEYQGAYKVTQGLLQEFGAKRVIDTPITEHGFAGVGVGAAMTGLKPIVEFMTFNFAMQAIDQIINSAAKTLYMSGGQMGCSIVFRGPNGAAARVAAQHSQDYSSWYSNIPGLKVVAPFSAADYKGLLKAAIRDPNPVIFLENEVLYGHTGEVPKLDDFVIPIGKARIVRSGSHVTIISWSNGMTYALKAADELAKEGIEAEVIDLRTLRPMDTETIVNSVKKTGRAVTVEEGWAQSGVGAEIAARIMENAFDYLDAPVTRVSGKDVPMPYASNLEKLALPSAAEVVEAAKAVCYR
- the adh gene encoding aldehyde dehydrogenase, producing the protein MNKVEFLGVTQSPFAERYDNFIGGKFTAPIAGKYFDNASPVNGQIVCKIARSDAQDVEAALDAAHAAKAAWGRTSVAERAAILNKIADRMEENLERLAIAETWDNGKPIRETRAADLPLAIDHFRYFAGVVRAQEGSIGEIDHDTIAYHFHEPLGVVGQIIPWNFPLLMACWKLAPALAAGNCVVLKPAEQTPASIMVWAEIIGDLLPPGVLNIVNGFGLEAGKPLASSPRIAKIAFTGETTTGRLIMQYASQNLIPVTLELGGKSPNIFFSDVTAEDDDFFDKAIEGFVMFALNQGEVCTCPSRALVHADIYDRFMERALKRVAAIKQGDPRAADTMIGAQASSEQLAKILSYIDIGKQEGAKVLAGGGRAELAGDLAGGFYVQPTVFEGNNKMRIFQEEIFGPVVSVTTFKTDDEALAIANDTLYGLGAGVWSRDANRCYRFGRAIQAGRVWTNCYHAYPAHAAFGGYKQSGVGRETHKMMLDHYQQTKNLLVSYSPKKLGFF
- the pdhA gene encoding pyruvate dehydrogenase (acetyl-transferring) E1 component subunit alpha; translation: MAAPKKAAAGAAQDKTDGGSPPEFTREQELKALRDMLLIRRFEEKAGQLYGMGAIGGFCHLYIGQEAVVVGMQMALKEGDQVITGYRDHGHMLATGMDANGVMAELTGRRGGYSKGKGGSMHMFSKEKHFYGGHGIVGAQVSLGTGLAFANHYRGNDSVSVTYFGDGAANQGQVYESFNMAELWKLPVIYVIENNRYAMGTSVSRASAQQDFSKRGASFNIPGRQVDGMDVRAVKAAGDEAAAWCRAGKGPFILEMQTYRYRGHSMSDPAKYRTREEVEKVRHDQDPIEQVRNRLLAAKVSEADLKAIDAEVRDIVNASADFAQHDPEPDAAELWTDVYR